A stretch of DNA from Sebastes umbrosus isolate fSebUmb1 chromosome 14, fSebUmb1.pri, whole genome shotgun sequence:
tGTTTACTCTCCCgcacgcacctgtattaacggggcggtctagcagcaatctaacagcaccataaattacatttatataaccaaaAATCATGGTGAATGTGAGGATAACAGATGAGGAGAGACTagtgtgtattttatgtctgaAAACTGGCAGCTGACAGTACCCAACAAATTAAGAAGACATTTAGAGACATTGACAGGCgtaaaaatatttctttctcCAAAGGGGAAAGGAGTCTGAGACCTGCTGTCCTCATGAAACCCACTGTGAAGTTATGTTCAGCAGATTCCCTGTGATCTCAGCAGCGATGTGTAAAATATCATGCTAGGAATACATCTTCCTTTTAAGAGCTTGACTGTATTTTTCACCTGCATTAAAACAACGACTTAAATCTCCAGCACATATTGTAGAGTAAATAAACCTGGCTATTGAGCTGTTTTTCTCATTCCTAAGGTGTTGGAGGACTCGAGACAGATCCTGGTTGCGGCCAACATGCAGCCTGATGACCCTTTCCCAATGGACGATAAGATCAAAGAAGGTCTGATTCACTTTTACACCTCTGCTCTTtcatcatttcatttcttttttaatgtctTCTTGCTCTTGCTCTACTTATATAAGCCTCTCTATTTAGCAGCGTCTCTCTagtgtgtctctctcactctgactCCCTCTCCACCACTTCTGACTGGTTTGTCTCGCGCTCCGTTACCCCGTTTCTAAAAGCTCAACCTCGTGTCACTCTTTCTCCCTTTCATCCTCTTTTGGTGCCAGCGGGTGCCAATAATATCAGCTTTAACGTCTGTCTGAATGTCACGAATATCATCTTCCCTATTGTTCAGGCTTATTTAACGCCACCACCTTTTTGAGTGAACAAACTCAGCCGTTGCTTGTTAGGGCTGTCGCAGTGTGTGAAGTTCCCCTGTGGTGATAATGGTTGGCTCAACAATGCGAAATGCGGTTATTGACaacttctttttgcaaattacttaatttatcctgatttttgTTATGGTATtgttaggtatattgttgcttattaaatgacattttaaaactaatgaaatacttgtttattgttggatgcagaacacagaaggacAATGTGGCGCGGGGAGGTGGGGGTATCAGCTGAGACGCTTTGGTTatgtctggttgctatgatacggaatatccgcaGAGGTAAAAAGGTAGATTACTTGCTCTGGATATATGCGAAATATGCgtcgctcccattgcaaagaatttaaaaagaaaaaatgacggttgcttgccatcccatGCGGTTAGCTCGTCAATAGTGCAGTTATTGCAACAGCCCGACTTCAGCTGCACTCTTTCTTTTGTTCTATTTATCAGCATTTTCTGTATCTTTTGTCAGtgcaaatatttttaatattcttttttttttacaaatctgtAGTCACATTTTCAAAACCCTAAACACAATTAGCACAACATCCGTCTGTTGTGGACCGTACTATAAACACAATTAATGTTGTTTTCCCAGAATATGCGTCAATTAACACTTTTCTAAAATGCTTACATTTTCTTTGCATACAAGCTTACCCAATATCAAAATTATGGATCTTTCTTGTCTTTGCAAATGCTTGCACTCAGCATGCCAGAAATGAAAACCTTAAATATAGTATAGAGCCTCTACTtctgcaacaacagcagctcaaTATTGAAACACATGATGATCATTTTTGAATGAACAGATCATTGGAACATTGAAAAATAGCTGATTTACTGTAAGTTGTGTAAAATAGAGTGCCAGGGGTGGATAAGGCATGCCAAGCGTTTTTGCACAGCGATAGATGACATCCAGTAAGATGTGATGTGGACGAGAACATGTGGCCAGATGCTTCAGATCGTATAGATTAGAGCAGGACTGTGCATGTTTGAGTTTATAAAAAGTATCTTAAGTTTAGGTAAAAGCTTGTTagcaattgtaaaaaaaaaacaacaacttgaaCCTACCtgtttctctcttccctctctctatccATCTCTGCAGCTTATTCCCATGTGGTTGAGAATACAGCGTTCTTTGGCGACGTTGCGTTGCGTTTCCCCCGTATCGTCCACCACTACTACGACCGCAACACCGACTGGGACGGTCTGCTGCGCTGGGGGCTGAATTTCTGCAACCAGACCGGGGTTTTCACAGGAGGAGCCCACCAACATGTCCTCACACTGGTAAGACTAGACAATCACCTACCCTGTTCTTATTCTAACTAATGTTACCTGTTGATAACAGTGTTGTCTCAATCCACTGATGTCCTCTGCAGCGAggggagttaaaaaaaaaagaattctaGCTTTGCGTGTAAActataaattgttttattacAAAAAGTGTATAAAACACAATAGACCAAAACCTGCTTTTGACTGTTTGAAGTTCTGCAGAGCTAAACAGAAGGAGTGTGTTGCTTAGATAACGCTGCTGAAAATGTGAACTCAGACCACATTTAACGGACTAAAAGGAAATGccttgaaaatatgaaaattagTCACAATATTGATGCTGATTCAGTTTCTTTTTGCAATTTTCTGTACATTAGAATCCTGAATAAAATGTTAGATGTGTTCATGCTTCCCTATTGTAGAAGTCTAGATGCAGAATACAATATAAGTGCATGATGAAATGAAACCCTTCATAGTGAGAACATCCAGTATAGTACACAGTGGTGTAAATGTGACTGTGTAGAGACGTGACAGAGCCATCATAGCTTCAGGTTATACAGTAGATGTGGAGATGCCATGTGAGAGCACAATACATCCTCAGTGTCAGCTAATACCGCTCTGCCATCGCTGCTAAATGTGCCATTTGTCATCAAATTTGTCCCTGATGTATTGTGGCCTTTTGAAACTTAAAAGAGCAAAGCAGATAAAATGGTATTCTCTGTGTGGGTTAATGAACTAAACTCCTGCAGGATTAATCTGTGACCTTAGCAATGTGCCAAGAGGATTATATTGTGGATTAATTCTGAGACTCGAGGAAGCGGCAGTGAAAGTGTGCATCCAGCTCTCGCTTGTGCCTCAGTAACCCCTCTCTTAGTGTCTGATCCCCTCCTCCAGGGATACTCAAATTGCTTTGCCCGCAGGGCAATATTGCAAAATGACAGGCCAGATAATAAGCAAACATTAAAAGGTTCTCTAtatcagtggttttcaaagtggggtccggggacccccatgGGTCCTTGAAGTGGTTCCAGGGGGTCCTCAGCAAAAAGGGgactcatttattttcactataattccatccataagtaataaaatgacagaatgtatgactattttggtcatgggtttcatatatgttctttaataaaacaatttaaaagcaAAATCTTATCAGACAGGGGTCcctggtctaatttgtgtcagtttttaGGGGTCCTGGAGGTGAAAAAATGTGGGAACTactgctctatacaatatccagagcattaatatagcagcaaacaactatttgctatgtaaagatatagagaagtaatgtctacctgagcagagaatgctCAGGTAGAGCGTCACTCCACGGCGATAACGCTGTCCCGACTAACGGCTCCGTCACAGAAGCGAAGCTCCTACACTCCATTTCCCCCCAGGTTAGAACTGTTATGTCTGTTAGCACTTGTTGTCGTACTTTGCACTATTAGCAtcgttagctacgagccgcccGCTCAGCCGTCCCCATGTttagagccgtgcggaggcaatagaaatgctcccaatctcgcatttagcacctttaataatatttatcatAGATACaattaataaacattaaaaggCCCAGAACTCATCTTTcaattctttattttaaaatgaatttgttaaCTTAACATATAAACGAAAATATCTTGGCACAAGGTTTGACACTAGGCCTACAATATATGAACAAGCTTCTATAAACAAgctttattattgtatttggATGCTTCTTTATGCACTCTGGCatcttatttacatttaaagtacaAACAAAAATTCCCATTGtgaatcaatttattttcattggtCGGCCGGTCACCCTATCTTGTGCCAAAGTTGAGTAGCACTGCCCTACTCTCTATTTCATGTAGCTCAGGGTCTAAAGCTGAAATGATAAAATAAGCCATGGTACTCGATTTGGTGTGCAGCTGCTTGCCTCATTCTGCTTTTTAGGAGTGGAATAAGCGATGTGACAGtgtctcattttcattcctTATCTCCTTTGAAGAAATGATAATGTgcccccttcctcctcttttcctctgtcatttgTCTATTCGGCTCATCTCTCAGATGTCACAGGAGCTGGGAATAACGGAGAAATCCCCAGACTTTATAAACCCGTACCGCACAGAGAGAGACGATGTGAGTATGATGCATACATGTTGttccacaggtcattttatacagtgaggtcaagtttaaaagaatggtctcactacaatgaaatggctactatggggactaacatcatcacacatgaatacaattggctCATTGAATCGAGTCttagctttacagtgatacctgAAGAAATATTctaatacaccattttagaataggtgaaaagaacacatttaaaatgcatgcaaaatactgtttttttaccaaaactgcatggttttagaataaagtgggcatgtctgtaaaggggagactcgtgggtaccaatagaacagACACATTTTTGCTTTATCACACtgttttcagacaaaaaaaaaactaaaataacaatatCTCCCACATAGCCTCAATAAAAAATCCCTCTCTCTAACCTTCACTCATCTGCTGCAGGTGCTCCACACTGCCGAGGCGTTCCAGAAGAtcctgagggaggaggagaagaggagaaggaaagaagagaagaggaaagaaatCAGGAAAGGCCCTCGCATCTCCCGCTCCCGCACCGAGCTATAGCGCTGCACCGCGGTGCTGGTGGAgagcagagaaagaggaggaggaggagaagaaaaggaagGAGCATACGCACAGTCCACAAGGGGTGGCTTGACTTGTAGACTCAGACGACAGCgaagaaaataaaagctgtCCTCACTTGTACAAAAGCCAGGTGCTCTGTTGAAAACAAGAGAGGAACCCTCAAGGTGACACAAAAAAGTTAAAGTGGAAATGTCAGTTTCTGACAAAGGCTTGAATTGCTGTTCATCTACAGTGATTTATAATTGGAAAATCTAACGTTGTAGAGGAGGTAAAGACGTCTCTGGAATAGGAGTTGATAAGGGAAACTCATTTTTGATAACTTGAGGATTACATAACTGTACTTTGGAATATAATTCATTTTAgtataatctttaaaaaaaactgcaaaagcCCACTATACTGTGTCAAGTCTAGATTTAATGTGTCTAAAACCCCATATGCTTCAAATACGCCTTTGCCAAATATAAATTTGTCCTCACCTCATTAAATTTAGTCAGTTTCTGGTTAGATTGAGCTTGACTTGATGATGGAgtacacttttatttttgttttcttgttagaTATTTCTCGAGGGTTGTTAATGAGTAGGCAGATTAATGTTCTTATTGCTGCTCGAAGTCTTTTAAGGACCCATCTCGTGTTTTGTTTGCCTGAAGGACAGaatttgttcattttgtttatcatttttattttgtcccGGGAGCATCAgtgaattttctttttacatatttgTCATTCTTTTTACACCGATCTCTCTAGTAGTTGTTTCAGTTTAATGACCCTTAGTTAATTATTTTATCCTGTCGCAAATATGTGTCACCCAGAAATACATGATATGACCCTTCATCTTGCAGCCCTGCACCTGTgtctgtgttcttttttttgtttaaataattttgctggaaattgacatattttaatggattagATCTATGGAATTGAGATTGATGTAATTTTGAAATAGTATTAAGACTGTTATAAAAAACTATATGTATATTCAGAGAAAGAATATCATTGCTGCAGAATGAACAAGCCATTTTGTTATCaacatttaatgaaataaagTGACTCtgatatgtacaaaaaaaacaaaacatgtatttCATATCCACACACAGTGCACACAGTGTGTTAGTGTCTCAGCTAGTTGTTCAGAGATGAGCCAACAGAGGGCAGACTGGCACCAAACTCACTTTAGACTACTAAAGTCCAATGTTTGTGTTTGGTTTGAACAGAGCTAAACCCAACATGGAGCTACTGGCTAGCTATATTCAGACAATAACAAAGGTGAAGCTTGAATGCAGAGCAGAAACGAGCCCTTGTAGAGCCTGAGAGGTGTCTGATAAGGCTGACTGGTAAGATGATCTCTTCATGTCGTGATAGTTGCTGTTTTAGTCCTCATTAGCAACATGCTAAGGTTAGCTTGCTACTAAAATAGCTATCTGATAAATAGCAAAGGTTACAGAGGGGCATTTGGGATTAAGACTTGATCTCTGCATGTGATGTCTGCTTTTGGTTTAAAGGTTGGTTGTCTTTAGGTAGTATTTGAGTTATAAACATCAAAGTGGGTGAGCTAACTCTTAGCTGTTATGTAATATAGCTAGTATAATGTGTTAGCTAACCTATTCAGGTgtgatgttttgtttctgtccagaaGCTTCCTGACAAACACTGACTTCTCTGGGCTTGTTGTGACACAAAACAAGACTTGTGTTGTCTTCATTATGTTATTCCAGAGGTCTCTAAGC
This window harbors:
- the LOC119501634 gene encoding coiled-coil domain-containing protein 134-like, with translation MRSVCAVVLALAAAALSSADSDTHRLRHDSNLDIYKRLFETKRKDQLNALKNLVELNDINQQYKIIDIMLKGLFKVLEDSRQILVAANMQPDDPFPMDDKIKEAYSHVVENTAFFGDVALRFPRIVHHYYDRNTDWDGLLRWGLNFCNQTGVFTGGAHQHVLTLMSQELGITEKSPDFINPYRTERDDVLHTAEAFQKILREEEKRRRKEEKRKEIRKGPRISRSRTEL